Part of the Sciurus carolinensis chromosome 7, mSciCar1.2, whole genome shotgun sequence genome, AGAAGATGTTTtagggaaaagagaaattctgAGGTTTGCCTCAATATACAATAAAGCTAAGTATTCTTTTTTATAGGTCGATCCTGCAAAGGGGCTGAAACTGTTGGGAGACTTAATTTAGGATAACTACTTCCTGGCTTCTAGGCGCTTCTCACAGCCAGTGAAGGGTTCCTATGTCACTACCAGAACACTAGTCCCATTCTAGCCAAGGgtgaaacaaagaaaagatcAGTATTCTCCTTTCCCAAACAGTGACACATGCCATGTCTTCTACTGCAAGGTGACAGTCCTTTCCTTTATtggatttctgaattttaaaaagtgaaaataaagcaATCATTAAGTGGTTCAGATAAAAGAAAAGTATCTTTACCTGAGTTACCCATCAGGTCTATTATGACCTGCCCCAGCTCTTCCCAGAACAAGCTTCTGGGTATCTAAAAAATGATTTCCATACTGACTCCGCTTAATGTTCTACCACATGGGTCAactgagtttgagaccagttctTACAAGTACTATATATACACAGATTCTCACCCACAATTAACAATTAGACTTCTTAATGAGGCAAGCTTCTCTGCAGAATGGGTTCTTTAAGCCCGATAAAAAAGGAGCTACTAGCAAGGCTTCTCCAGACTCAGGTATTTGTGGGTTTTCACCTGTGTGAGCCCCCAACAAGCTTTTCTCAGACACTTACAAGATCTttcctcagattttttttctattttctttttttggttcaaACCCAAGGAAGACTCTCCAGCTAATGCTTTTGTCACACTCAAGACAAATACACGATTTTTCACCAGTATGTCTTCTCTGGTGGGTAAGAAAGTCAGAGTTCTGTTAGAAGCTTTTTCCACACTTGCTGGGGCTTCTCCCCAGATGGGTTTTCTGGTGTCCAGTGAGATGTACATCCTGTATGAGCTCTGCTGACACTGAAGGCATTTAAAAAGCTCTTCTCTGCAATGAGGAGGGCTGAGCCCTGCTAGAGAGCTCTCATGTGCACTGCATGTTTCCTACCTGTGTGAATCCTGCAGGGGAGCGAGCTCAGACTACGGCTTTCCCAGACTCAGAGCCTCTGTGGAGTTTCTCACTGGAGTGGCTGTTAGGGTGGCACTTCCAGGTGACACATTCCTCATGCTTCCCACAACTGCAGGCTCTCTGGTCCCCACTGAAGTTTGAGCCCTGAGCCAAGGCTGAGATTCACCTAGGGTTCTTGATCCCAATGAGCTCTATgatgtgtaattttatttttcatggtatcATGATTCTTGCCTGGTCAAGACATTTGTGAGGCTTCTGAAGCATGAGGAGGGCTGAGCTCGAGACCTTTGTCACCCACATTACAGATATATGGTTTTTCACCAATGTGCACTGCCTGATGTTGGAGCAGGGCTGAGCTCTGGTGAAAGCTTTTCTCACACCCACTGTACTTATAATGCAGCTCCTCCGTCTGAGTTCTCATTTTCTGTTGGGCGACAAAGTCCATACCTAAGAGGAAGCCACTCTCGCATGTAGACCACTGATGTGGTTTCTCTTCCACGTGAATTCTCTGATGCACAATAAGGTCCGAGCTGCAGCTGAAGCCCTTCTCATACTCAAGGCATTTAAACGTGTGAGTGTGAGTTGCCTGGTGCCTAATGAGGTTGGCACTGCGAGTAAAACTCCTCATGCATTCCAAGCATTTATAGGGTTTCTCACCTGTGTGGACTCTCTGGTGCACAATAAGGTCTGACTTCTGGCCAAAGCATTTCTCACAGGCACCACACTTGTAGGGCTTCTCCCCGGTGTGAACTCTCTTATGTACAATGAAGGCTGAACGGTGTCGATAACTCTTCTCACACTTGTTACACTTGTAGGGTCTTTCGCCAGTGTGTGTTCTCTGGTGGCTGATCAGGTCTGATTTCCCACTGAAAGCTTTTTCACACTCTAGACACTTAAATGGCTTCTCACCTGTGTGAGTTCTTCGGTGCCTTATTAGGTTGGTACTTCGACTAAAGCACTTATCGCACTCACTACACAGATACGGTTTTTCGCCTGTATGACTTCGCTGGTGAACAAGCAGATCAGAGCTCTGACCAAAATTCTTGCCACAAATGTCACATGTATAGAATTTTTTACCTGCATGTGTTCTCTGGTGTCCTGAAAGGGCCAGATGGTGCCAAAAGCTCTTCTCACATTTGCTGCATTTATAAGGTTTCTCATAATTGTGGATCCTCTGGTGGGAAATAAGATCTGAGCTCTGGATGAAGGTTTTCTCACACATATCACATCTGTAAGGTTTCTCCCCAGTGTGGGTCCTCTCACACATAATAAGAGCTAAGTTTTCACAGAAGTCTCGTTCACGTTCAAGGCACTCGTATATCTGATTATCTATTGGAGCAATCTGACGCACATGAATGAAAATCTTCTTACCCTTCTGAGGGCGCGCGTGAACTTTCCTTTTCTGAGTTCGCTGATCCCATCTCTCTTCTGAAGTGTACATCTTCTATGGCTCTCTCCTAGGGCGTGTTCCATGGGTCTTCTTGGCCCATCCCTGCCTCCTTAGTCATTTTCTTGGTAAGGACTTAGAAGGTCCATCTATGCCAAGCCTTTCAGTCATGGGCAGTCTGCCTCTGCAAGTTTCCAGCATCATATACATGGATTTCTTACTTGGTATCTCCAAACCTGTAAGACAAATAAGATAATATATTCCTACATTaagaatctttaaaattaaaatcactataGGAAAGACAGAAATTCTGTATCAGGATCTGTAAGTCTTTTTGTTTTACAAGGATTGAGCATCCCCTATCCAAAATGCTTGAGAACagagtgttttggattttggatacTTTCAGAATTTGGAATATCTGCACACATATAATGAGAAGTCTTAAGGATGgtacccaagtctaaacacaaaatttttttttggtatatactTTATACATGTAGTCTGAAGgcaactttataaaatattcaataattttgtgcatgaaaaaAGTTTCATTGTGTGGAATTTTCATGGCATCATATTGGCACTTAAAAAGTTTCAGTTTCTGAGCATTTTGGATTTAGGATTTTTAGAATAGGAATGCTCAACTTGTATTTGGTTTCCTCTCTactaatttaaaatgagacaCACACATGAGAAACTACCAATAAGAACTCTTCTATGAACCTGGGGAATCTCAAAACCAGggctcttctttcctttgcttcaGCTGAAAAACCAAGAGGGCTCTTAGGCCACGAGCATGCCCGTTCAGGAGAGGAGGAAGCAAACCAAGGGCAGTTCTGCGTCCTTCCCTGGCACTCTCTCCAGGACCTCTGCGTTGTCTGACCCCCACACTGACACTGCCATCCTCGCCTGAGGAGTGTAAGCTGATGTTTGTACGCCCTGTTTTACtaagaaaatggaagcaaaatgaaaacagtgaaacacacacagaggcagagacagacaaCCTGCAGGTTCCCTCCACCTCAGTCAGCCTCTCGTGGTCCCCACTGTTCCTTCTTAACCTTGGCTCAGTCCAAGGTCAACACTGCTACTGGTGCTGGACTGTGCCTGCCTTTTTCACAAGATCATCTCTCCCAAAATTCTACTCTCCTTTGtgtattctcattttctttctttctactggaTCATTCTACTTAGCAAACTGGCAGTTATCTCTCTTCTAAAAACCAACAAGACCACCTCACTTCAAGCTACGTCCCACTTCTCTGTTACTCTTTACATAAAACTCCTCAAAAGAAATTGATCTGTTCATTGCCTCCATTTCTTGTCTTCCAAGGCTTCTGGAACATACTCTAACCCCACACTCACCTTCACCACCCCCTGTGACTGCTCCTGTTAGAAACCTACAAGCCTTGGCAAGTCTGCCTCCCGGTCACCACACTGACTGGTTCTCTGCTCGACAGGCATCTTGTCTTTGCTGTCCAACAAGCCAGACCACTCCCACTCAGGGTGTGCACACCTTGGTTACTACTGGAAGGAGGGCTCTTCCTCCGCATCTTCAAGGTTTTCTCCCTCATCTCCCCACCTCTGCACAACTGTCACATTCTCAGTGAGGCCGTTCCTGACCATCCTATTTTAAATCATAACACATCTCCACCCCAGCTGACCCACATGCAACACcctgtctctcttttcctcttttgcttttctcCACAGGATGTTAAGCAAGCTCCTAACGGACAGGGATTTTCCTCTGATGTCTGTTGGTTGTTTTGTGCACTGCAGTTTCCCTAGCATctaggacagtgcctggcacataccTGTGTTCCAACTTGGAAAGGAAACTCTTATCTGGCATCCATGGGGGTCTTAGATAACTCATAAGGTGCCGTTCAGTACATGTCCATTACTCTGGGGAAAGAGTCCACAGTTCATCAGAAAGGCCCCTTGTTTAAGAAACTGATATTGGATTGGAGCTTAAATGTTCATCTGTGAATGAAAACAATACTGAAGTTCCATGACTCCAGCACACCAGAAAGCACAAGGACTTGAGCACCTGCACTCAGAAGGCAGTAAGTCAAAGGACGGAGAAGACTCAGCACGCTGTTACCTCTTGGTATGTGATCAAGTGGGTGGTTTTGTACTACTATGGCTTTGCTAACCACTTTTCTAATTTTCACTCAGCAACTTGTATGCTTTCCTTGTGCAAATCACAGTGATCGCTCTTGCAATAAGaaaaagttacagaaataaaaaaacacaccACGGCTTCACATGCCAACTCAGATATGTTCTGAAATTTAGTATTAGAGGACAAGGGGAAGAACTGAATGGGCTGCGAGTAGTGCGGTTTCTTCAGTTAAGACATGCAGATCCATAAGAAACGCACAACTGTGACCAGAGAGGGACACAGAGAGAAACGTGCTAGAAAGCCAACAAGACTCAGGAGGTCAGACagttaagaaaagaaagcaggtaAACTAAACAAAACAGCATGCTGTGCTAAACACAGTGACTGCATCTCATATTCCAAATACCCATCCTTTCTCTGTGCTCCTGCATGTTCTAGAAATCATACACACCTTCTCCAGTCAAAATCACATCCTTCAGGTGATCCTCAAGGTATCACAGAACTCCTTGCAAGACCATTTCTCTCTGCTCACTGGTAATGGGTGACCTAGGAAGTGCATCTACAACTTGATCCTTCTAGCACATGAACCCATCGGCTAATAAGAACTTCTCTCTGCATTTACTACCAAGATGCTGAGTCAGAGTGCCGTGTTTCATACACACAGGTCAGAGTCTCCTAGACAGCCCGGAACTGTGTGTCCATGAAACCCTGCACTGCTTATCTATGCACCAAGGGCCTTTAGTTCATAGTTATCAGGtatcaccacaaacacacaaTGTGTTACGCCCCAGAGCATGCTCTGTCCCTGCCACAATAAAGCGTCGAAGTCAAAAGTGTCACAGAGAACATTATTCCTATTATTACAGTTTACAAGCTAAATGCCGAGAATCAGTTCTTGACGTACAGCTTGTCATGGTTTGAATACATGGTGTTTCCCAAAACCTCATGCCTACAATACCAGAAAGTTTgcaggtgaaatgactgggttatgagagccttaacctaatcactgCATTAATTCACTTGACTAGATTAACGGGGTGGTAATGGTTGACAGGCAGGCTGCAGCCAGAGGGAGGTGGtcggtcactgggggcatgcctttggcgTTGCACATTTTGTCCATGTGCAGAGCTCTTTCCATCTGTGTTAAGTCATGTCCCAggtgctcttctgccatgatttgcctcaccttggacccagagctatggatcAGTTGTTTACATACTGAGGTctctaaaattgtgagccaaataaacttttcctctgacTATTCTTGCAGGTCTCTCGGTCACGGCAacaaaaaagcagactaaaacaagTCAAAGAAAGTCATCAGAGGACCTATACTGATACTGAGCTAGAGATCAACTCCAACCATCACCTGTCTCATTCCAGTTTATAAAAAATTCATCCTTTATTTCTTCAAGCCAAAATCTTGAAGTCATCCTGCATTCTGTTCCTTCACATCCCACAATCAAGTCATCAACAAATCTGGTGGCTCCATTTCAAAACACATGAATCTAGAAATCCAATCACTTTTCACCACTTCTGATACTACCAACCTGTGGCCCAAACCACTTTCGTTTCTCACATGGACTATCACGGTAACCTCCTAATTGGTTCTCATTTATTATGGCTTAACTGTGTGCTGCCTCTCAAATTCATATACTGAAGTTCTAACCCCTACTCTCTCAGAGAGTAGCTATGTTTAAACACAGGGTCTCCAGAGAGGCCGTAGGGCAGAGGAGAAGGCGGTTCGTTAGAGGATGGTGCACTTGCCTGCAGTTCCTTGGAACCAGACTGACAAAGCGGGAAGACTGCCCCTCAGTGAGGTGAGTAGCTCAGGGAACTCACTGAAACCTAACACTGGACTGTAAAAGAAACCAGAGATACAAGTCAGAACAAACAGAATACAAAACTATTAGAGATGTGCCAGCTTGGCTGCCTGTAGAGGGAGCAGTGGCCActagagggaggggagagaacaaGGCAGAGAGGGAAGATGGCATGTCcaccaacaaaaaatttttttaaaaaattggctaGGGAAACCTGTGGATTACAGGGGAGGCTGATCTTAATGGACACCGTTGGTGGGGAAGTGGTTCAGTAAAAAGCTaccaaaagggttggggatatagctcagttggtagactgtttgtctcgcaagcacaaggccctgggttcaaattcccagcacactgcaaaaaaaaaaaaaaaaaaaaaaaaagcaagctacCAAAAACTACAAGGCCCAAAGTTCAGTGGGACTCAAAGTTGTTGGCTGGAAATGACCTTGGGTGTGGCCTGGGAACTAGAGTCAGAAGATTGGGAACACATAAAGGAAGCTGCGATGACCTCCAGAGTGTGCTTGAGCCAGAGTGACTAAGACAGGCACAAAGAGAGCTGTGCCTGCACCACACGGGCTCCCAATACCAGATGAGA contains:
- the Znf322 gene encoding zinc finger protein 322 codes for the protein MYTSEERWDQRTQKRKVHARPQKGKKIFIHVRQIAPIDNQIYECLERERDFCENLALIMCERTHTGEKPYRCDMCEKTFIQSSDLISHQRIHNYEKPYKCSKCEKSFWHHLALSGHQRTHAGKKFYTCDICGKNFGQSSDLLVHQRSHTGEKPYLCSECDKCFSRSTNLIRHRRTHTGEKPFKCLECEKAFSGKSDLISHQRTHTGERPYKCNKCEKSYRHRSAFIVHKRVHTGEKPYKCGACEKCFGQKSDLIVHQRVHTGEKPYKCLECMRSFTRSANLIRHQATHTHTFKCLEYEKGFSCSSDLIVHQRIHVEEKPHQWSTCESGFLLGMDFVAQQKMRTQTEELHYKYSGCEKSFHQSSALLQHQAVHIGEKPYICNVGDKGLELSPPHASEASQMS